The following coding sequences are from one Streptomyces angustmyceticus window:
- a CDS encoding chromosome segregation SMC family protein, translating into MHLKSLTLRGFKSFASATTLRFEPGITCVVGPNGSGKSNVVDALSWVMGEQGAKSLRGGKMEDVIFAGTTGRPPLGRAEVSLTVDNSDGALPIEYAEVTLTRIMFRNGGSEYQINGDTCRLLDIQELLSDSGIGREMHVIVGQGQLDSVLHADPMGRRAFIEEAAGVLKHRKRKEKALRKLDAMKANLARVQDLTDELRRQLKPLGRQAAVARRAAVIQADLRDARLRLLADDLVTLRRALAAEIADEAALKERKEAAEARLRTAQQHEAALEEEVRTLTPRVQRAQQTWHELSQLAERVRGTISLAEARVKSASAAPPEERHGRDPEDMEREAARIREQEAELTAALEAASRALEDTVEHRAGLERQLADEERRLRDAARAIADRREGLARLSGQVTAARGRAASAQAEIGRLAEARDDARRRAAAAQEEYEQLKAEVDGLDADDEEAAERHEAARSELAEAEAALSAAREALTWAERERAATAARHDALALGLRRKDGTGALLAAADRLTGLLGPAAELLTVTPGFEIPVAAALGVAADALAVTGPGAAAEAIRLLRTQDAGRAAMVLGGGGSRTGTGRVPAPARAVESEATVEAGEVIGASEAAVAAVRVSAGDDAAGVPGAVGGAAPRVPGPWSGAVPAAELVGGPAELTAAVARLLRDVVVVGTLEDAEELVAARPELTAVTGDGDLLGTHFAHGGSAGAPTLLEVQASVDEAAAELEDLAARCEKLAEEQQAAAGRRAECAALVEELAERRRAADREKSQVAGDLGRLGGQARAAAGEAERSDAAAARAEEALARATEEAEELAERLAVAEEEPGGGDEEPDTAVRDRLAADGANARQTEMEARLQARTHEERVKALAGRADALDRGARAEREARVRAERRRARLRREAEVAGAVAAGGRQLLAHVEVSAVRAEEERGAAERAKAEREAALVAERSQARDLKSELDKLTDSMHRGEVLGAEKRLRIEQLETRALEELGVEPAGLMSEYGPEQLVPPSPAADGEVLPEDPEHPRNQPVPYVRTDQEKRLRAAERAYQQLGKVNPLALEEFAALEERHQFLSEQLEDLKKTRADLMQVVKEVDERVEQVFTEAYHDTAREFEGVFARLFPGGEGRLVLTDPDDMLATGVDVEARPPGKKVKRLSLLSGGERSLTAVALLVSIFKARPSPFYVMDEVEAALDDTNLQRLIRIMEELQESSQLIVITHQKRTMEVADALYGVSMQGDGVSKVISQRLH; encoded by the coding sequence GTGCATCTCAAGAGTCTGACCCTGCGAGGTTTCAAGTCCTTCGCCTCCGCCACGACACTCCGGTTCGAGCCGGGCATCACCTGCGTCGTGGGCCCGAACGGCTCCGGCAAGTCCAACGTGGTGGACGCGCTGTCCTGGGTCATGGGCGAGCAGGGAGCCAAGTCGCTGCGCGGCGGCAAGATGGAGGACGTCATCTTCGCCGGGACGACCGGGCGGCCGCCGCTCGGCCGGGCCGAGGTCTCGCTCACCGTCGACAACTCCGACGGCGCCCTGCCGATCGAGTACGCCGAAGTCACCCTCACCCGGATCATGTTCCGCAACGGCGGCAGCGAGTACCAGATCAACGGCGACACCTGCCGGCTGCTGGACATCCAGGAACTGCTCTCCGATTCCGGTATCGGCCGGGAGATGCACGTCATCGTCGGGCAGGGCCAGCTCGACTCCGTGCTGCACGCCGACCCGATGGGCCGCCGGGCCTTCATCGAGGAGGCGGCCGGCGTCCTCAAGCACCGCAAGCGCAAGGAGAAGGCACTGCGGAAGCTGGACGCGATGAAGGCCAACCTCGCCCGCGTCCAGGATCTGACCGATGAGCTGCGGCGCCAGCTCAAGCCGCTGGGGCGGCAGGCCGCGGTCGCCCGGCGCGCCGCCGTCATCCAGGCGGACCTGCGTGACGCCCGGCTGCGGCTGCTCGCCGACGACCTCGTCACCCTGCGCCGGGCGCTGGCGGCCGAGATCGCGGACGAGGCGGCGCTGAAGGAACGCAAGGAAGCCGCCGAGGCCCGGCTGCGCACCGCACAGCAGCACGAGGCGGCGCTGGAGGAGGAGGTGCGCACCCTGACGCCGCGGGTGCAGCGCGCCCAGCAGACCTGGCACGAGCTCTCCCAGCTCGCCGAGCGGGTGCGCGGCACGATCTCGCTGGCCGAGGCGCGGGTCAAGAGCGCCTCGGCGGCCCCGCCGGAGGAGCGGCACGGGCGCGACCCCGAGGACATGGAGCGCGAGGCCGCCCGGATCCGCGAGCAGGAAGCGGAGTTGACGGCGGCGCTGGAGGCGGCGAGCCGGGCGCTGGAGGACACCGTCGAACACCGTGCCGGACTGGAGCGGCAGTTGGCGGACGAGGAACGGCGGCTGCGGGACGCGGCCCGGGCCATCGCCGACCGCCGCGAGGGCCTGGCCCGGCTGAGCGGACAGGTCACCGCCGCCCGCGGCCGGGCCGCCTCGGCGCAGGCGGAGATCGGCCGGCTGGCCGAGGCCAGGGACGACGCCCGGCGGCGGGCGGCAGCCGCCCAGGAGGAGTACGAGCAGCTCAAGGCCGAGGTCGACGGGCTGGACGCGGACGATGAGGAGGCCGCCGAGCGGCACGAGGCGGCCCGCAGCGAGCTGGCGGAGGCCGAGGCCGCGCTGTCCGCCGCGCGCGAGGCGCTGACCTGGGCCGAGCGGGAGCGGGCCGCGACCGCCGCCCGGCACGACGCGCTGGCCCTCGGGCTGCGCCGCAAGGACGGTACCGGCGCGCTGCTGGCCGCCGCGGACCGGCTCACCGGCCTGCTCGGCCCGGCGGCGGAACTGCTGACCGTCACCCCCGGATTCGAGATCCCGGTGGCGGCCGCCCTCGGCGTGGCCGCGGACGCCCTGGCCGTCACCGGGCCGGGCGCCGCCGCCGAGGCCATCCGGCTGCTGCGCACCCAGGACGCGGGGCGGGCGGCGATGGTGCTGGGGGGAGGCGGGAGCCGGACGGGTACGGGGCGGGTGCCCGCGCCCGCGCGGGCGGTGGAGTCCGAAGCGACGGTGGAGGCCGGGGAGGTCATCGGGGCCTCGGAGGCCGCTGTGGCCGCCGTCCGGGTGTCGGCGGGGGACGACGCGGCCGGGGTGCCGGGCGCCGTCGGGGGCGCCGCGCCCCGGGTGCCCGGGCCCTGGTCCGGGGCCGTCCCGGCGGCGGAACTGGTCGGAGGACCCGCGGAGTTGACGGCCGCCGTGGCCCGGCTGCTGCGGGACGTCGTGGTGGTCGGGACGCTGGAGGACGCCGAGGAGCTGGTGGCCGCACGGCCGGAGCTGACGGCGGTCACCGGCGACGGCGATCTGCTCGGGACACACTTCGCGCACGGCGGCTCCGCCGGTGCGCCCACCCTGCTGGAGGTGCAGGCGTCCGTCGACGAGGCCGCCGCCGAGCTGGAGGACCTGGCGGCGCGCTGCGAGAAGCTGGCCGAGGAGCAGCAGGCCGCGGCCGGGCGGCGTGCCGAGTGTGCCGCGCTGGTGGAGGAGCTGGCCGAGCGGCGGCGGGCGGCGGACCGGGAGAAGTCCCAGGTCGCCGGAGATCTGGGACGGCTCGGCGGGCAGGCGCGGGCGGCCGCGGGGGAGGCCGAGCGGTCGGACGCGGCGGCGGCCAGGGCCGAGGAGGCGCTCGCGCGGGCCACCGAGGAGGCCGAGGAGCTGGCCGAGCGCCTCGCGGTCGCCGAGGAGGAGCCGGGCGGCGGCGACGAGGAGCCCGACACGGCCGTACGGGACCGGCTGGCCGCCGACGGCGCCAACGCGCGGCAGACCGAGATGGAGGCCCGGCTCCAGGCGCGCACGCACGAGGAGCGGGTGAAGGCGCTCGCCGGGCGGGCGGACGCGCTGGACCGGGGGGCGCGCGCCGAACGCGAGGCGCGGGTGCGGGCCGAGCGGCGGCGGGCGCGGCTGCGGCGCGAGGCGGAGGTGGCCGGGGCGGTCGCCGCCGGTGGCCGCCAGCTGCTGGCGCATGTCGAGGTGTCGGCGGTACGGGCCGAGGAGGAGCGGGGCGCGGCGGAGCGGGCGAAGGCCGAGCGGGAGGCGGCGCTGGTGGCCGAGCGCAGCCAGGCCCGGGACCTCAAGTCCGAGCTGGACAAGCTGACCGACTCGATGCACCGCGGCGAGGTGCTGGGCGCGGAGAAGCGGCTGCGGATCGAGCAGCTGGAGACCAGGGCGCTGGAGGAGCTGGGGGTGGAGCCGGCCGGGCTGATGTCCGAGTACGGCCCCGAGCAGCTCGTCCCGCCGTCGCCGGCCGCCGACGGTGAGGTGCTCCCGGAGGACCCGGAGCACCCGCGCAACCAGCCGGTGCCCTATGTGCGGACCGATCAGGAGAAGCGGCTCAGGGCGGCCGAGCGGGCGTACCAGCAGCTCGGGAAGGTGAATCCGCTGGCGCTGGAGGAATTCGCCGCACTGGAGGAGCGGCACCAGTTCCTGAGCGAGCAGCTTGAAGACTTGAAGAAGACCCGTGCCGACCTGATGCAGGTGGTCAAGGAGGTCGACGAGCGGGTGGAGCAGGTCTTCACCGAGGCGTACCACGACACCGCACGCGAGTTCGAGGGCGTCTTCGCGCGGCTCTTCCCGGGTGGCGAGGGACGGCTGGTGCTGACCGACCCGGACGACATGCTGGCGACCGGCGTGGACGTGGAGGCGCGGCCGCCCGGGAAGAAGGTCAAGCGGCTGTCGCTGCTGTCGGGCGGTGAGCGGTCGCTGACCGCGGTGGCGCTGCTGGTGTCGATCTTCAAGGCGCGGCCCAGTCCGTTCTATGTCATGGACGAGGTGGAGGCCGCGCTGGACGACACCAATCTGCAGCGGCTGATCCGGATCATGGAAGAACTCCAGGAGAGCTCCCAGCTGATCGTGATCACCCATCAGAAGCGGACGATGGAGGTCGCCGACGCCCTTTACGGGGTATCGATGCAGGGTGACGGCGTATCCAAGGTGATCAGTCAGCGGCTGCACTGA